Below is a genomic region from Thermithiobacillus plumbiphilus.
GAGCCCTGCGAGCGCGGGTCGGGCAGGCCGAGCGCGCGCGCGACCAGCACGGCCGTGGTGATGGAGCCAATCAGATAGGCGGCAAGGATCAGGAAGGCATTTTGCATGATCCACATTGGAATGGTTTCCCGGGATGCCGTCAAGGGGCTGCATCGCTTATAGTGTGGCTTTCTGACAAGGAGTGGCTATGGATCTTCTGTTTTTGCGCGAACTGAAAATCGAGACGGTGATCGGGATCTATGACTGGGAGCGCCAGGTCCGCCAGGCCATACTGATCGATCTGGACATGGCGGCGGATGCGGCGAAGGCCGCCCAGAGCGATCAGGTGGAAGACACCATCAATTACAAGGAGATCGCCAAGCGCCTGATCGGCTTTGTCGAGTCGTCCAGCTTTCAGTTGGTCGAAACGCTGGCGGAGCGCATCGCCGGCATCGTGCTGGAGGAGTTCGGGGTACGCTGGGTGCGGGTCACCATCCACAAGCCCGGTGCGGTGCGTGGTTCCCGCGATG
It encodes:
- the folB gene encoding dihydroneopterin aldolase; protein product: MDLLFLRELKIETVIGIYDWERQVRQAILIDLDMAADAAKAAQSDQVEDTINYKEIAKRLIGFVESSSFQLVETLAERIAGIVLEEFGVRWVRVTIHKPGAVRGSRDVGVIIERGQRD